The Rubripirellula reticaptiva DNA window CATACCGAGCACAGCGAATTCAAAGCGTACTACGAATCAACCAGCAAGGCTGACTTTGTTCTCGCCGCACTTCACCCTGTCTCGACATACGATGCTTCCGCAACATACGCTGAAGTCGCGTCTATCTTTGCGGCTGTCACGTCCGCAGAGCTCGATGGCCACGAGATGGACCACTACTATGGTTGGCTCGATGCGCAATTCCCTGGTGCTCGCCTGATGAACCTTGCATACTGGCCCGATACGTGGTTCGATGACCCATCCTTGGTCCGTAAACCAGATGGGACGTTTATTCCCGAATCGAACCTCTCAAGCGACCAAATGCTTGCCTACGCGATGATTGTTTCGGGACGACGATTCGAGGACGCGCCGCCAGCCCCAGACCTTCCGTTTCCGATCCCAAAGAACCTAGCAAGCGGCGGGTAACCATCCCGTGCACCTGAGCCGGGCTTGCGGCCGGTTTTGAAATGGTTGACTTTACACTCCCGGCCCGGTGACGGGCACCGTTCTGTGCAAGAGCGGTAGCATGGCATTTGAATCGCTTTCGGAGACATCTTCATGGGATTTCAGACGATCTTAAGCACTACAGCCATCCTCTTGCTTGCGACTCCAACGGGCGTTTTCGCTGATCTTCCAGATCGGATTCCGATACGGGTGGTGGACGAACAGGGCGAGCCGATCGAAGGCGCAACGGTGGAGGCTCGCTATCTGAAAACCATTCGTCAAGACGGAAAGGACTATCGAGTGCCGATGGAACTAGCGCCGCCGCAAACAACGGACATGAATGGCCGTTGCGAATTGGCCCTACACGTCGTTTCCTGGACGCTGGCGGGGTTATATGCGCATCGTGTCGAGTTAACGACAGACGAAGCGATGAAGCTGTGCGACGATGCTCCAAGGGACCCACTGGAACGCGAGGCGTTCGATCGCGATCTAAACGATCGTTGTCAGCGTTTTCGTTCGGCTTACCGAGTGCTCACTTCTGAACCGGTTGGTGACGCGGAGGTCACCTTAAAAATGGCAAGGGCAATCAGGGTTACCGGCCGCGTTCAAGTCAGCGGAAGCCCGCTCGCGAAGGCATTTATTACGATCCATTCGCGAAAGACTCAGATTGATCAACTTTTTCCGCGTTCGGCTCCGGAGCTAACCGATGATGAGGGCAGATTTAGCTTCTATTCAGTCCCTGGTGATCTCGACCGAGCACGTATCGTCGTTGAACGTTCAAGCGGAAATCGTGTTTTAACCCTGAGCGACATACGGTCCAAGCCAACATCAACGGGTGTGATGTTTGAATTCGATACCGAGGTGAAGGACTACGCACTGGTGGTTAAACCGTAGCTGTAGCTAAAGAGACGTATTTGCAATCTGGGAACAGCTGGCTGTCCTCGCGCAGAGGCTTCGAATGATCGACTACGCAAGATGCTGGTAGAAACGGAATCCGCTACTTCTCGTTCGACGATGGGTAGGACCACAGAACCAAGGGATGGACCGGAGTCGCCGAGCCGTCGTTTTTCCAATGGATGATCTTTCGCGGCGACCGCGGTCATCCCAGCCGTTCATCGACTCGCTTGCTCGGACGATTTGGTTGACGGGTTCTGTGTGGTCAGCTCGCGTTTCTTGCTCGGTCTCATTGTTGCTCTTGGATCGTTGCTCGGACGGATTGGTTGCTCGGGCGAATTGGTTGCTCGGCCGAAACGTTGCTTGGACTTGCGATTGCCACTAGACTCAATGCCAACATCGCGGCACTTTGATTCGCTGATCGAATGCGAGAATGTCGCGATGAACCAAGCGATGATGACGGATCGGCGGGAACGGTTCTTCGCAGGCCGAAACTTGTGTCGCCGCCGACCGCATATCGCAGACGTTCGTCGTGTCTCTCCACACGGATCGTGCTTCCCACTATAGTTGTGCACACGGTTTTAACGTCAACGGGCTCCGGGCGCTTATGAACACTGGGCAACCAACTTCGAGCGAGAGCGAACACGCATGCGTTACGAATCCGTCAGGCGATGACGAGGCGACTCGTTGGTCAGAAGGTCTTTCAGAAGCTTTCGGCTTGCTCTCAGTAGTGCTGTTTGCCATTTCGACCTCCTCAATTTTGTTTTTTGCGTACCTAACGTATTTCGCTGCGGAAATTGAGAATCAGCTTCAGCTTATTGCCGCTTTAGTCCTCGGCGGAAGCGTTGTTCTCGTTTCGACTGCGGGCACATTGATCGGCTTTCGATCCTATCCTCGAGCGATGATTGTATTGTCGTTAATCCAAATCCCCGTTTGTTGCCTTGTCATTGTTGCCAGCTTGTTCCTGTTGGTGATGTCGGCGTGACTGATTTACAATTCGACGAACCATGTGATTCAACGGAGGACGGGTGGTCCGTTTTCTCGTCTGCTTACAAGTCATTCGCCCGTCCCCGCTGATCACTACCGTTCGGCGACAGTTAGTAACACAACAATCGAACACGGCGAATACAAATCAGACCCACGACATATTGTCGGTTAACCACCAAATGACTGAAGAAGACAAAGCACACATTCCTGCGGAGCTACCATCGATTGTTGTCAGCGACGACCGTCTCTCGCGTCGTCGGAAGAAGCGTAGCACGAGGATTCCAAGGTTCGTTCACGACAACTGGATGTCGTTTGCGCTGCTACTTCAAGCGGCATCGATCTGCATTTCATTTGGATTGCTACTTGTTACGCAGTCTCGGATAGTGTTTCTGGCGTATGCCTTACTGCTGCTTGTTCGATGGGTGAACTATCCACTGGCCGTGGCTGCATTGTTCAACGACAAAACAAAATGGCTGGCTGTAATTTCAGGGGTGATTTACACACTATGCTCACTTTCCGGACGGCTCCTCGTCGCTGCCAACTGAATGAACGAATAGAGCGCGCGGCGAACAATCGCGTGCACCCGAGCACGCGAGCTGAGTGTTTTGACATTGAGAATCTTTCGCGCGTGCCGAGTGACGCGTAGCGTTCGCCGACGATGGTTTCATCTTTACCGAAGCGACGACGCAATGAAAACGTTGACCACAACCTACGACGATCGCCCGCTACCTGATCCAGCGATGGCCGATTTAGTGCCTCAGTCCGTTGCTGAAGAACTCTGCGTAGTTCCGCTTCAACTACTTGGCGGCGTACTCGTCTTCGCCGGGCCACAACGTCTCGGCAAAACTGATGTCGAACGTCTCGCGTTCATTCTGAATCGCAAAGTTCACTGCACTGTACGGTCTGACCAATGGTACAAACGCGCTTGGGCGTTGCTGTATCCCGCCGAAACTGAACCATCATCATCTGACAGTCATTCCGTTTACTGGTACTGGGGCGGATGGCACTACTGGGACGGCGAAACACTCGTCGTGAAGGCGAGTGGATGGAAAGGCATGGAACATTGGACTGGTGCCGCCGAATTCCCGCCTGATCACGATGACCATGATCTATGGCGCTGGATCGTTAATTGCAAACCGTATCATCGTCTGATTGATCAATCAGAAATGCCAAAAATTCGGCGTGTTTGGCGCCGTTGGCTTTCCCGTGTCGCAACGTGATCGTTTATCATTGATGGCTACCGTACACTGACACGAAACGCGGCGAACAATCGCGTGCACCCGAGTACGCGAGTCGTGCGGTCTTGAAGTTGAAAATCTTTCGCGCGTACCGGGTGACGCGTGCCGTTATCCGACTGAAATGTCCCGATCATCCTGATGCTTGATGACATCCTCTGACCAAATTGAGTTCTGCGGCGTTGCAATGGTTCGCAATTGTTACGACGACCGCACTGCTCTGCGTGCGTTTGTTGCGAAGCACTGCCGGCACTTCATGACCGCTCTCGAACGTCGTGTCACCGAATACACCGTACCGCTTACATCCGATGCCACGTCTATAAAATGGCAACGTCTCTACACAATGTGCGAACAGCGCGACGGGCATGTTGACGACACTGACACTATCGCTGCACTTGAAACGCCATGGGACATTCGCGAACAGACCGCCGTTGATCGTGTGATCCGGGACAACTACACTGTGTTGCCGCTTAACCGATGCCCTGAATGCTTTGGTTTGGCACGCACTCCACGTGCCCAGCAATGTCCTTGGTGTCTGCACCGCTGGAACACGGCGGATAACCATCCGATGCACCGGAGCGGCGGTGGTTAGCTTTTTCGCAATGGAGAATCGTTCGCCGCCGCCCGGTGATCGGTAACGTTAGGTGGACGATTCGCACACGACTTCCGACGTGATAGTGATCTCGACAGGGTTATGCATCGACCACAACGGCAACATCGCCACTATGTTCTTTCGTGTCTCAACCAATCCCACGAACCTCGCGTCAATTTCCCGGCTGCACTCTGGGCATTGGTCGCCATTGTTTAATTGCCCGCGAGTCATTACGAAACCATTTCCAAAACAACGATAAAGTCGTCGACGCTCATCGCCGACCATAGCGTCAAAAAAGTCGCCGTTGCATTCACGATTCACTTCGCCACCTAACAAAATGTTGTACCGGAGCACGCGATCCGGCGTTTTCTGAATGGAGAGTCTACCGGCGCGTGCCCGGTAAACATTAGCGTTATCGCGGCTGGTGCTCGTTGTGAGTTCCGATCTGATCTTCACGATCGCCCTGACGGCTATTCGTACATTCTTCGTCTCATCTCAAACGACGACACATAGTGTCACTCGCACATTCCTTCACGCTAAACCTGGTACACTCGGCTGCACTGGTCGATTCCAGCGGTTGCCCGCATGACGGGTCACCGACGGGGCGGAACGCCGCTTGTTTGTTCCGGATCGCTTACTACCATCGCTCCACTTCCGAATCTCAAACTGATCACCGCTACAAAACTCCTGTAACCGATCTTGTTTCTTAAACCTTCCCTGCGACTAACGCTTAGCTAATGCTCGTCGCCGTCCCGGCGTTGTTTTCTGCTCGCGCAGACCGTGCTGGCGACGTTCCGTCGTTGTCGTCCGCTCTCGCGGGTCAATGCTTAACCAATGCCCGCAACAATCGGCGATAACCATGGGTTGTTACGGAGCCGGGCTTGCGGGCGGATCTGTTTGCTTGCAAGTCAACACTCCCGGCCCGCAAAACCCTACCGTTATCCGACTGAACGTGACGATGGGTTTGCTTCCGCCTCGTAAGTCTACACTGCAAACATGAAATCTAAGAGCAATTTAATGGCACGCACTAGACTGGTACTGATCGCGACTGTTACTTCCGCCATGCTGCTCGTTACATCCGCTCCCGCTTCCGCAATAGTGGTTCAGCTTCAGTCGGCTTCACAGGTTCCTTTTACAAACGACTATCCCAAGTACGCCCGCGAGCAGGTTCGTGCCGCTTTCCAGACCGAGAACTGCGGATTCATCGACGGAACCACGAATATGAGCTCGGCTACTGTACGCTTTGCCGGCAACACAGCGGCGCTGAATATGCAACTGCTAAGCCTATCGACTTGCCCCACCGCGACCCTCTCTGTTGCTTTTGAA harbors:
- a CDS encoding GspE/PulE/PilB domain-containing protein, giving the protein MKTLTTTYDDRPLPDPAMADLVPQSVAEELCVVPLQLLGGVLVFAGPQRLGKTDVERLAFILNRKVHCTVRSDQWYKRAWALLYPAETEPSSSDSHSVYWYWGGWHYWDGETLVVKASGWKGMEHWTGAAEFPPDHDDHDLWRWIVNCKPYHRLIDQSEMPKIRRVWRRWLSRVAT